DNA from Triticum aestivum cultivar Chinese Spring chromosome 7D, IWGSC CS RefSeq v2.1, whole genome shotgun sequence:
GGATCGGCAACGTCGACGCGCACGTCCCGGCCCGGCCGGCCACGTTCCCCGAGCCGATCCATCGAACGCTAGGCTAGAGCTCGTGGCGCCCTAATCAAATTGAAGAGAGAAATTTGGGTGCACGGGTGACTCGGGATCCATCCATCCGTCTCCGTCGACACCACACCACACACACCAACTCCTCCTACTCCTACCAGCACGCACATACTCTAGCTAGGAGCACTGTGCACGGGTGGTGCGCGCCGCGGGCCAATGCATGCCGAGCTGACCGGCTGACCTCACCCCCCACAGACCTGTACCCCGCTATAAATTGCCCCGCCCGCGAGCTCATCTTCCATCGCCGCGTACCGCAGTCGGAGTTCAGCAGCCACCCACCTGCCGAGTGCCGAGCCGCAGCCTCACACGCACGGTGCGAGTACGTGGTGAGAGCTGTGCGCTCGTGCCTCGATCCATCCCTCAACCCTCCGTGTGTGTTTGTAAGGCAGCGAGAGCAGCCATGGGCGTGGGGAAGAAGGTGCTGAACGACGTGAAGCCGTACATGATGATGATCCTGCTGCAGATCGGGTACGCCGGGATGTACATCGTCTCCGTCGCCTCGCTCAAGCGCGGCATGAGCCACTACGTCCTCGTCACCTACCGCAACCTCGTCGCCACGCTCGTCATGCTGCCCTTCGCCCTCTTCTTCGAGAAGTACGTACTGGCTACCACCAACCTCCTAATCTCTACCTTGCTTCTTCCTCCACCCTCATCTAGTCTTCTTGCGTGTGCATGCATGTCAACTGCTTGCCTGCATGCACTCTGTCGGAAAGAGAGTTTtacatgcatgcacgcacgcatgcacaaGGGCAAGGGGCAGGGTAGCCTAGCCTAGCTTCCACACCAATGTTTCAGAAGTCCAGTTCGTTTTTGTCTCATCAGTTCCAAGTGTAGTTATTAACTTATTATTATCATCAGCCAAAGTAAAATGGTTATCAATGTTATCTGTTCGCACTAGTAGATAGTTTCAATCAAATCACTACGTAATCAAGCACTAGATGCACAGTTGCACACTGGTGCGAGACACCAGGAGCGCAAACCTATCGCATCCTACCTAGCGATGCATGCCCAGGTCTTTCTTTTTGAACCACAGGTATATTCATTCACGTCGGCTTTTCTCGACCCCTTTCCTTTCCGGCCGTGACATCGGTCAGTCAGGAGTCAGGGCGCCTCTGGACTAATCTATGCCCAACCGACACATGCATGCACCCCGACAACCTTTGCTTCTATGTGGTGTGCGTGTAACCGCACTAAGTGTTCTTTCAAGCAAGCAAAGCTTTTATTAGCTTGATGCCAATTCCTAATGCCCAGCTCTGAGCTAGCTGTGCTTTCGTTTCATGCACGATAAACTGGCCGTTGCTAACTTGTCTTTGGCGTCTTGTATGGAGTAGTAGTAGCCGACAGCGACTGACTGTCTGTTGTGCTTGCGAAATTGCAGGGGGACACGGCCCAAGATGACACTCCGCATCTTCATCAAGATCCTGGGGCTGGCGCTGCTCGAGTACGTGCCATGCATGCTTTTACTTACTAGTACTGTTTTTATTTACAGTTGTGGTAGTACAACTACGACCAGCTGTCAGTCATTACTGTGCTACTAGCTAACAATATTCGCGGGTTCCCAACCTGCAGGCCTGTGCTTGACCAGAACCTGTACTACGTGGGCAACAAGCTGACCTCGGCCAGCTTCTCGTCGGCGCTGGTCAACATCCTGCCGGCCGTCACCTTCATCATGGCCATCGTCCTGCGGATGGAGAAGCTCCGCCTCCGGAGCTCCCACAGCCAGGCCAAGGTCGCCGGCACCATCTGCACCGTCATCGGCGCGGTGCTGATGATCATGTACCACGGCCCCGTGGTGCAGTTCCCGTGGGCCAGGGGCGCCCACCACGTCGaccaggccgcctccgccgccgccgcccagagcaGCGCCACCTGGCTCAAGGGCACCATCGCCATCATCACCAGCTGCGTCGCCTGGGCCGGCTTCTTCGTCCTCCAGGTACGCTCACACCGGCCACGCCGGACGCCATTAATGGCAGCAGCAGCTAGTAGCTTTGTTCCCTTGCATACGTCCGTACCTAATTGCGCCGCTCACAAATGCATGCATGCAGTCGAACACGCTCAACAGCTACCCGGCGGCGCTGACGCTGACGACGCTGATCTGCGCGATGGGCACTGGGATCAACGGCTCGATGGCGCTGGTGGCGGAGCGCCACGACATGAGCGCGTGGGTCATCGGCCTCGACACCCGCCTCTTCACCGTCGTCTACTCGGTAAGCAGTGCCCCCCAGTCAAGCTGCATGCATGCAGCCGGCCAGTCGACCCCATTAGAGCAGTTATCAACGAGCTAATGGATGAATTATGCGCATTCGCATGCAGGGCGTGGTGTGCTCCGGCGTGGCCTTCTTCGTGCAGGGCATCGTGACGGAGACGCGCGGGCCGGTGTTCGTGACCGCCTTCCAGCCCCTCTGCATGATCATCACCGCCGTCCTCGGCTCCGTCATCCTCAAGGAAGAGACCACTCTCGGAAGGTGATTACGTTTCATCAGTAAACTCTCTTGATATTAATTAAGATAAGACCCGTCGCAATCGCTGCAGGAGTAATCGGTTAACTAATAATCTCGTGGTTCTCATCTCAGTGTGATTGGCGCGGCGATCATCGTGCTGGGCCTCTACTCCCTCATCTGGGGCAAGAGCAACGACATCATCGACAAGCCCGTCCACTCCGTCGCCGAGAAGCTGGCCCTGCCGCTCACCTCCGTCAACGGCAACGGCAACGGCACCAACGGCACCAACGGGACCAACGGCGGCAGGCACGTCAACGGCGGCCAGGTCGCCCACGACGTCGAGACGCCGGCGGTGAAGGGCGCGATCTGCCACTAGCGACCACCAGGCGGCATCTCGCGCGTGCGCCCACGTACGTACTACGTGCGTTTCTTCGGTCTCGTGTATGGTCAAGAAATCTGCTCTACGTGTGATGCAGAAAGGAAGTTGCATGTGTCGATCCACGGTCTAGTTTCTTTATTTTGATTTCGCATTTTGACTTTGAGCGACCACATAAATTTACGAGCTCCTTATTACTCTTTAGCTACTACCATATGTAACTTTGATCATTGGACCTGCTTATGACGCGCATGCATGTGTAGTCCTGCTTCGCTCTGCTATCGAAGAGATGTGGAATCAATCAATATTAACGACTACTTTCGATTCAACTGAGCACCGATCACTCGTCTTTATAGCCCACTACTCCTAACACTAACTCCAGTTGAGGAAAGCAAAGTGCCGTGTCCTTCCTGTGTGTGCAATAATCAATAAGTAGTACTCTTGTTGTAGCAACTAGCTAGTAGCTTAACACTACTACTTGATCCTACTTGATTCGTGCGCCGTGTTCCCTGGCATGGAATCCAACAGTATCCCAAAGGTGGCGTCCTTTGAATCTACACACGTCGCCGTCTGCCTTTCTTTCCCTTGTGCATGCAGGCAGCCTTTGGCGCCTCTTTCCGGCAGGAATAATTCGTGTCTTTAGCTCAGTGCCGGCTGACGCCGATACGAGCATCGGCCCGGCTTTGCTGGCAACTAATTGTCGTACGTCCACGATCGATCGTCTTATCTCTCTCTATTATCATGGCCGTGCAGGACAAAACTCCTATAAGCTAGTCGCCTGTAGGCTATAGTGCTCGCTCGCTACTCGCCAGTTGTGATTTCTAAGCCGGGGATATGGCCTAGAAAAGCACGTACCGGTGGCAGAAGAAGACGAAGATCATCACTACTCTTGTTGGTTGGGCCCTTTGGCGCATGCAGGACGATCGACGTAATCGGAAAAGAGATACGGTGTGTGGCGAGTTGAGAAAAGAGACGCCTTTTCTGATCGATCGTGATGTGGTAGATGGCTTTGCCGATCTGCAACGGAACGACGAAGTGTGTTGCGTTGCGTACGTCCGTGGAAAAATGCACGCACACGGCGGTATCGGGCACACATGCATGCAGCTCGATCCAGAAGTGTAGAAGAGTCTCGATCGATCGGGTGGACGTGACTGCGTGCGTAGGCGCGCGCCCGCGCGAtgcggtgggggtgggggtgggggcggtgTCCCGTCGCCGTCGAGCCGTCGTTTTTGGCATGCACGCATGACACATTTGCGCGACAAAAAGCGGCGCGTTGCGTGAGTGTGCACGCATGCATGTGTGCCGGTGCCGGGTTATTGCAGGGTCTAGCTAGCGACTAGAGCTACGGGTCGTCCCCCTTGGGGCAGCTTATTAGCTTAGCTACGTGCGCGTTGTTCGTGTGCTTGCGCCTTTGGACTCTggccacgcacacacgcacaaacGACGCCTTTTCGTTTTTTACTTTCGTGGTCACTTACTTGGTCAGTGCACGATGCTTCTGCGTCTTCTTTACTTTTACAATGTTATTACGTAAAGAAGCCTGGGTAAGAGCATCTATGGCCGGGCCCCCCAAATCCCCCTCAAACACTCGGGCGGAAGGCTCGGTCAGTGACCGACCAAAAACCCAACCCAGATAGGCTACAAACGCCCAGGCTAACCGgcaccctcatatccagcccaaatgtaGGAAGAATATAGGGAGGCCTGGGTGCTTCCACCACGTCGGACCCGACAGGCCTACCCTACTATAATTTGCAGCAAATTCATCAAACCCTTCGCCCTCCTCCCGCCTCCCTCCACCATTTCCCGCGTTCGAGCACTCTCCGCCCACCATGCTTGCTCCCCATCCTCGCCACCGGTCCCAATCCGTCACCCTAGATGtcgtccatgaaggaaatatgccctagaggcaataataaagttgttatttatatttccttatatcatgataaatgtttattattcatgctagaattgtattaaccggaaacttgatacatgtgtgaatacatagacaaaacagagtgtccctagtatgcctctacttgactagctcgttaatcaaagatggttaagtttcctagccatagacatgtgttgtcatttgatgaacgggatcacatcattagagaatgatgtgatggacaagacccatccgttagcttagaataatgatcgtttagttttattgctattgcttttttcatgacttatacatgttcctctgactatgagattatgcaactcccgaatatcggaggaacaccttgtgtgctatcaaacatcacaacgtaactgggtgattataaagatgctctacaggtgtctccgatggtgtttgttgagttggcatagatcgagattaggatttgtcactccgagtatcggagaggtatctctgggccctctcggtaatggacatcactataagccttgcaagaaatgtgactaatgagttagttacgggatgatgcattacagaaacgagtaaagagacttgccagtaacgagattgaaataggtatgaggataccgacgattgaatctcgggcaagtaacataccgatgacaaagggaacaacgtatgttgttatgcggtttgaccgataaagatcttcgtagaatatgtaggagccaatatgagcatccaggttctactattggttattgaccggagatgtgtctcggtcatgtctgcatagttctcgaacccgtagggtccgcacacttaacgttctatgacgatttgtattatgagttatgtgatttgatgaccgaagtttgttcggagtcccggatgagatcacggacatgacggggagtctcgaaatggtcgagagataaagattcatatataggacaatggtatttgtgaaggaaatatgccctagaggcaataataaagttgttatttatatttccttatgtcatgataaatgtttattattcatactagaattgtattaaccggaaacttagtacatgtgtggatacatagacaaacagagtgtcactagtatgcctctacttgactagctcgttgaatcaaagatggttaagttttcttgccatagacatgagttgtcatttgattaacgggatcacatcattagagaatgatgtgattgacttgacccattccgttagcttagcatttgatcgtttagtatattgctattgctttcttcatgacttatacatgtttctatgactatgagattatgcaactcccgaataccggaggaacactttgtgtgctaccaaacatcacaacataactgggtgattataaaggtgctctacaggtgtctccgatggtgcttgttgagttggcatagatcaagattaggatttgtcactccgattgtcggagaggtatctctgggccctctcggtaatgtacatcataataagccttgcaagcaatgcaactaatgagttagttgcgggatgatgtattacggaacgagtaaagagacttgccggtaacgagattgaactaggtattgagatatcgacgatcgaatctcgggcaagtaacgtaccgatgacaaagggaacaacgtattttgttatgtggtttgaccgataaagatcttcgtagaatatgtgggagccaatatgagcatccaggttccgctattggttattgaccggagacgtgtctcggtcatgtctacatagttctcgaacccgtagggtccgcacgcttaaagttcgatgacgatcggtattatgagtttatgtgttttgatgtaccgaaggtagttcggagtcccggatgagatcggggacatgacgaggagtctcgaaatggtcgagacataaagaatgatatattggatgactatattcagacatcggaaaggatccgagtgattcgggtatttttcggagtacccgagagttgcgggaattcgtattgggccttaatgggccatacgggaaaggagacaaaggcctcaaagggtagctgcacccctccccatggactggtccgaattggactagggaggggggcgcccccttccttccttctccctctcccttccctttttcctattccatgtgggaggtggaatcctactaggactagggagtcctagtaggactccacagttgggcacgccctatgagggccggcctcctcctccctccatcctttatatacgtggccagggggcaccccgtagacacaacaagttgatcattgatcttttagtcgtgtgcggtgcccccctccaccataatccaccttggtcatatcgtagcggtgcttaggcgaagtcctgcgtcggtagcatcatcatcaccgtcatcacgccgtcctgctgacggaactctcccgcgaagctctgctggatcatgagttcgtgggacgtcaccgagctgaacgtgtgctgaactcggaggtgccgtgtgttcggtacttggatcggtcggatcgtgaagacgcacgactacatcaaccgcgttgtcataacgcctccgcttacggtctacgagggtacgtggacgacactctcctctctcgttgctatgcatcaccatgatcttgcgtgtgcgtaggattttttttaaaattactacgttccccaacagtggcatccgagccaggtttatgcttagatgttatatgcatgagtagaacacaagtgagttgtgggcgatacaagtcatactgactaccagcatgtcatactttggttcggcggtattgttggatgaaccggcccggaccgacattacgcgtacgcttacgcaagactggttctaccgacgtgctttgcacacaggtggctggcgggtgtcagtttctccaactttagttgaaccgagtgtgactacacccggtccttggtgaaggttaaaacagtactaacttgacgaaatatcgttgtggttttgatgcgtaggtaagtacggttcttgctcagcccgtagcagccacgtaaaacttgcaacaacaaagtagaggacgtctaacttgtttttgcagagcttgttgtgatgtgatatggtcaaggcatgatgctatattttattgtatgagatgatcatgatttgtaacaaagttatcggcaactcgcaggagccatatggttgtcgctttattgtatgaaatgcaatcgccatataattgctttactttatcactaagcggtagcgacagtcgtagaagcaatagttggcgagacgacaaagatgctacgatggagatcaaggtgtcgcgccagtgacgatggtgatcatgacggtgctttggagatggagatcaaaggcacaagatgatgatggccatttcatatcacttatattgattgcatgtgatgtttatcctttatgcgtcttattttgcttagatcgatggtagcattataagatgatctctcactaaatttcaaggtacaagtgttctccctgagtatgcaccgttgtcaaagttcgtcgtgccgagacaccacgtgatgatcgggtgtgataagctctacgttcacatacaacgggtgcaagccagttttgcacacgcagaatactcgggttaaacttgacgagcctagcatatgcagatatggcctcggaacactgagaccgcaaggtcgagcgtgaatcatatagtagatatgatcaacatagtgatgttcaccattgaaaactactccatctcacgtgatgatcggacatggtttagttgatttggatcacgtgatcatttagatgattagagggatgtctatctaagtgggagttcttaagtaatatgattaattgaactttaatttatcatgaacttagtccttgtagtattagcatatctatattgtagatcaatagctcgcgtttagctcccctgttttattttttgatatgttcctagagaaaactaagttgaaagatattagtagcaatgatgcggattggatccgtgatctaaggattatcctcattgctgcacagaagaattatgtccttgttgcaccgctaggtgacagacggattgcaggagcagatgcagacgttatgaacatttggcaagctcgatatgatgactacttgatagtttagtgcaccatgctttacggcttaaaatcggggcttcaaagacgttttttgaaatgccacggagcatatgagatgttccaagagttgaaattagtatttcagactcatgcccatgtcgaaaggtatgagacctttgacaagtactttgcctacaagatggaggagaatagctcagctagtgagcatgtgctcagagtactacaatcacttgaatcaagtgggagttaatctttcagataagatagtgattaacagagttctctagtcactatcaccaagttactagaacttcgtgatgaactataatatgcaagagataacagaaacgattcccaaggtcttcgtgatgctgaaatcgacgaaggtagaaatcaagaaaagcatcaagtgttgatggttgataagaccactagtttcaagaaaagggcaaagggaagaaggggaacttcaaaaagaacggcaatcaagttgctgctcccgtgaagaagcccaaagctagacccaagcctgaaactgagtgcttctactgcaaaggaaatggtcactggaagtggaactgccctagatacttggcggataagaaggatggcaaagtgaacaaaggtatatt
Protein-coding regions in this window:
- the LOC123167101 gene encoding WAT1-related protein At1g44800; translated protein: MGVGKKVLNDVKPYMMMILLQIGYAGMYIVSVASLKRGMSHYVLVTYRNLVATLVMLPFALFFEKGTRPKMTLRIFIKILGLALLEPVLDQNLYYVGNKLTSASFSSALVNILPAVTFIMAIVLRMEKLRLRSSHSQAKVAGTICTVIGAVLMIMYHGPVVQFPWARGAHHVDQAASAAAAQSSATWLKGTIAIITSCVAWAGFFVLQSNTLNSYPAALTLTTLICAMGTGINGSMALVAERHDMSAWVIGLDTRLFTVVYSGVVCSGVAFFVQGIVTETRGPVFVTAFQPLCMIITAVLGSVILKEETTLGSVIGAAIIVLGLYSLIWGKSNDIIDKPVHSVAEKLALPLTSVNGNGNGTNGTNGTNGGRHVNGGQVAHDVETPAVKGAICH